In the Necator americanus strain Aroian chromosome X, whole genome shotgun sequence genome, agacgacgtcaccctctcaacgccgtgtatgaaactggagaagaactgttcttaggaacatgcgacagtagaggtgttggtggagttggcgtcctcgtcaacacgagtatggcaaagaacatcgactcttttgaacaacttacgacccgaatcggacgtctgcggatgagaagatgtggcccaataccagctttgactatcttcgtcgtttacgctccaacatcaagctacgaagaagaagaagtcgaagctttctatatggacctggagaagttctaccaagaagatcatgccttctacaaggtcatagttggcgatttcaacgctaaggttggcccaagaagaacgccggaggaacttcacatcgggacccacggcctacaatggaatgaccagggagagaggctctccgagttcatcatgacgactaagaccatccatgggaactcgcaatttcagaagccctcttctttacgctggacgtgggagtcacccggtggagggtaccgtagtgaaatagaccacatcatcgtcaataaaaggttctgcctgacggacttcggtgttgtaccaaagttctacacgggatcggaccatcgcctcctccgaggaagattttccttcacaaggagagcagagaaagccgccaagttcagagagagaaatcccaggactaccatcaactgggatctcttcgctacgctagccggcttttgggaagattccgcaatggacaacatcgacgaggaatatgaccggcttgtcgaacaccttcacgactgcgtgaagaaggctgagagttttaaaaccaccaagaggcgcctgtctcttgaaactcttgagctgatacgccagcgtggagcagcacgagccgcagggaaccaagaactcacgtccgagctcgcaaggctttgccgagaggcgataaaggaagaccttaaagagagaagagcagaagtgctggctggctgaagctgcagaggcggggaaaagcatccgctatgcccgtcgagacttcgccagtcgcaagacgaggatgactgctctccggaacccaaagggaacagccattgcatcgagaagggggatggagaaaatcatctacgacttctactctgatctcttcgacagccatgtccacttgcctcctcaccatctgagggaagatggacaagtcattccagaggttctcccgtccgaaatacgacatgctatcatgtcggtaagaaatcgtacggcacccggtcccgacagaataagaccagaacgcctgaagagccttccgccagtactcatcaacaccctggcgaggctctttacacgttaactgtcggaatgcaaggttcctaaacagtggaaaaccagcaagaccgtgttgttgtataaaaagggagatccacatgacatcggcaactatcgcccaatctgcctactgtccgtcatctacaagctctttacaagagtaatccttaataggattgaaaaagtcttggatgaaggacagccatgcgagcaagcagggtttcgaaaaggattcagcacgattgaccacattcacactgtttcgaaactcatcgaggtatcacgagagtacaagatgccgctctgtctcaccttcatcgacttaaagaaggctttcgactcggttgagacggaagcggtcgtggaagccttggacaactaaggcgtccctactcaatatataaaggtacttcgagagttgtacagtaacttcacgaccggaatttcgccattctacaagaacatcatcattgacgtggagaggggggtccgacaaggtgatacaatttcacccaaaatattcacagccaccctcgagaacgcaatgcgaaagttggaatgggacgacatgggagtgaaggttgatggtcggcagctacaccatttgcgctttgctgatgacatcgtactggtaacacctagcatcagccaaccagctgaccgaattcgacgaaacatgtggatgcatcggtcttcagctgaatctacaaaagacgatgttcatgcggaacggatgggtctcggatgccccattcacgctcaacggaacgaacatatccgagtgcaccagctacgtttatctgggtcgggaactgaacatgatgaacgacctgacccccgagctgggcaggaggagacgagcggcttggggagcgtacaggagcatcgaggatgtagtgaagaagaccaggaacacccggctccgtgctcacctcttcaacaccaccgtacttcctgctttgacctatgcttcggaaacctgggcatttcgcaagcaggaagaaaacgtggtgagcgtcattgaacgcgcaattgagagagtgaagctaggagtatcccgtttcacgcaagtgagggacgggattcgaagttctctcctacgtcagcgatcgaagattagagacgccgccgcgtttgccaaggaaagtaaaataaggtgggccggacacgtgatgcgctttaatgacaaccgttggaccagagccgtgagcgactgggttccccgcgatattaagcgcactacaggaagaccgtcgacccgatggtcagatttcttcacgaagtccttcaaagaaaaatatgatgctcttcgtgtcccacgcgaaaggaggaaccactgggctactctggcacgcgatcgggacaaatggaagaattactggcgcccgctcgaccagttcgaagatcaacgggagtcaaggtgatcaaggtgatcaagaatGCATTCTGCCTCggtattagtttttttctattgtggaaaaaagaaaaattccggcGCGGATCGAAGTCTCAACATTTCGtttccattgtcgatgagttaaattattatatagtagaaaTAGTGATAAGATGGTTTTAAAACGTTTGCAGCTGTTTCTTCcactttgcaaaaatattgGTTCCTGCGGGGATTAAACTTCCGAACGTTTAAAATCACTGTCAAAAGAAGATTTGTGTCGTCGAATACTCTTAAAggcttcctcatcttttcaatttatatGTGCATATATGTACTGACTTACTTCTAATCCTTGCAGTAAACTATTAGTGACgtccatattatattatatatttttattttacttgcggcactttatattaatattcattataccacttattattaatatttgatGTATTATATTGTTTGGTTTATTTATTAAGCGTCCAGTTTGTTTCTTTAACTCTGTTTATTACGACCACTTTTTCATT is a window encoding:
- a CDS encoding hypothetical protein (NECATOR_CHRX.G26600.T1), coding for MTALRNPKGTAIASRRGMEKIIYDFYSDLFDSHVHLPPHHLREDGQVIPEVLPSEIRHAIMSVPKQWKTSKTVLLYKKGDPHDIGNYRPICLLSVIYKLFTRVILNRIEKVLDEGQPCEQAGFRKGFSTIDHIHTVSKLIEVSREYKMPLCLTFIDLKKAFDSVETEAVVEALDN
- a CDS encoding hypothetical protein (NECATOR_CHRX.G26601.T1); protein product: MRKLEWDDMGVKVDGRQLHHLRFADDIVLVTPSISQPADRIRRNMWMHRSSAESTKDDVHAERMGLGCPIHAQRNEHIRVHQLRLSGSGTEHDERPDPRAGQEETSGLGSVQEHRGCSEEDQEHPAPCSPLQHHRTSCFDLCFGNLGISQAGRKRGERH
- a CDS encoding hypothetical protein (NECATOR_CHRX.G26599.T1): MAICTYNARTLASEAAIEDLMMQAKKIKYDVIGLTETRRRHPLNAVYETGEELFLGTCDSRGVGGVGVLVNTSMAKNIDSFEQLTTRIGRLRMRRCGPIPALTIFVVYAPTSSYEEEEVEAFYMDLEKFYQEDHAFYKVIVGDFNAKVGPRRTPEELHIGTHGLQWNDQGERLSEFIMTTKTIHGNSQFQKPSSLRWTWESPGGGYRSEIDHIIVNKRFCLTDFGVVPKFYTGSDHRLLRGRFSFTRRAEKAAKFRERNPRTTINWDLFATLAGFWEDSAMDNIDEEYDRLVEHLHDCVKKAESFKTTKRRLSLETLELIRQRGAARAAGNQELTSELARLCREAIKEDLKERRAEVLAG
- a CDS encoding hypothetical protein (NECATOR_CHRX.G26601.T2) — its product is MRKLEWDDMGVKVDGRQLHHLRFADDIVLLNLQKTMFMRNGWVSDAPFTLNGTNISECTSYVYLGRELNMMNDLTPELGRRRRAAWGAYRSIEDVVKKTRNTRLRAHLFNTTVLPALTYASETWAFRKQEENVVSVIERAIERVKLGVSRFTQVRDGIRSSLLRQRSKIRDAAAFAKESKIRWAGHVMRFNDNRWTRAVSDWVPRDIKRTTGRPSTRWSDFFTKSFKEKYDALRVPRERRNHWATLARDRDKWKNYWRPLDQFEDQRESR